A single Anatilimnocola floriformis DNA region contains:
- a CDS encoding integrase core domain-containing protein: MTNIFQSLLLVIAGATQKELARQVKYLKVENQILRSKLPKRITVTMAERNRLIKFAAKLGGKVLRQLTTIVAPSTILGWIRAENKQKPKKRKRGRLNTPEQIRELILLMAKENEWGYTRIMGELKKLGIKPPSRNTVKKILKAAGFEPGPRRGEGTWDEFLKQHAVSLWQCDFFSKRILTLKGIREVFVLAFLHVETRRVILSPATFHPNEAWVEEQSKSFVKLARGQGLRVRTLQRDLDSKFTVTFDAQLKRNRVKIKKGAYRAPNTNAFVERFVQSIQQECLDRFVIFGETHMDHVCEEYLEHYHTERPHQGEGIANELLNRTKKRGRPKKQPALDVSLPLNEVQCSQRLGGLLKHYFRKAA; the protein is encoded by the coding sequence ATGACCAACATTTTTCAGTCGCTGCTGCTCGTGATCGCCGGCGCCACGCAGAAAGAGCTGGCCCGCCAGGTGAAGTACCTGAAGGTTGAGAACCAGATCCTCAGGTCGAAGTTGCCGAAACGCATCACGGTGACGATGGCGGAACGGAATCGCCTGATCAAGTTTGCCGCGAAGCTCGGCGGCAAGGTTCTACGGCAGCTGACCACCATCGTCGCGCCGTCCACGATCCTCGGCTGGATCCGGGCCGAGAACAAGCAGAAACCGAAGAAGCGGAAGCGGGGCCGGCTGAATACGCCGGAGCAGATCCGCGAGCTCATCCTGCTGATGGCTAAGGAGAACGAATGGGGCTACACCCGGATCATGGGTGAACTCAAGAAGCTCGGGATCAAGCCACCCAGTCGGAACACCGTCAAGAAGATCCTCAAGGCCGCGGGCTTCGAACCGGGTCCACGCCGCGGCGAGGGAACCTGGGACGAGTTTCTCAAGCAGCACGCAGTATCCTTGTGGCAGTGCGACTTCTTTTCCAAGCGGATCCTGACGCTAAAGGGCATTCGCGAAGTCTTCGTCCTGGCGTTTCTGCACGTCGAGACCCGGCGGGTGATCCTCTCGCCGGCGACGTTTCATCCCAACGAAGCCTGGGTCGAGGAGCAGTCAAAGTCCTTCGTGAAACTAGCCCGCGGCCAAGGGTTACGCGTGCGAACACTCCAACGCGACCTGGACAGCAAGTTCACAGTGACGTTTGATGCCCAACTCAAACGCAATCGGGTGAAGATTAAGAAGGGTGCCTACCGCGCCCCGAACACCAACGCATTCGTCGAGCGGTTTGTTCAATCGATCCAGCAAGAGTGCCTCGACCGCTTCGTGATCTTTGGCGAGACGCACATGGATCATGTGTGCGAGGAGTATCTGGAGCACTACCACACCGAACGCCCACATCAGGGCGAGGGGATCGCGAACGAGTTACTCAACCGAACGAAGAAACGTGGACGACCGAAAAAACAACCTGCCCTCGACGTTTCTTTGCCGTTGAATGAAGTTCAGTGCTCGCAACGACTGGGCGGACTGCTGAAACACTATTTTAGAAAAGCTGCTTAG
- a CDS encoding CheR family methyltransferase, translated as MATEVVEAMVTTETSFFRDVHPFETLRKIVLPQLIERRQLQRQLNIWCGASASGQEPYSVAILLHEYFPELAGWHINFSATDISQEMLTRSRAARYSQVEVSRGLPMPLLLKWFRQEAGLWQLEDRVRGAVCFSHLNLVRSWPTMPPWDLVLLRNVMIYFDNDVKSTILSRIARVIRADGYLVLGGAETTLNLNDSFTRAESLKSGFYQLKPSPQDLPLP; from the coding sequence TTGGCCACCGAAGTGGTCGAGGCAATGGTCACGACCGAGACCAGTTTCTTTCGCGACGTGCACCCCTTCGAGACACTGCGGAAGATCGTGCTCCCGCAATTGATCGAGCGCCGTCAGCTCCAGAGGCAATTGAATATCTGGTGCGGCGCCAGTGCGAGCGGACAAGAGCCCTATTCGGTCGCGATTCTGCTTCACGAGTACTTCCCTGAACTCGCTGGCTGGCACATCAACTTCTCAGCGACCGACATCTCGCAGGAGATGCTCACTCGCTCTCGTGCTGCGCGCTATTCGCAAGTAGAAGTTAGCCGCGGGCTGCCGATGCCGCTCTTGCTGAAATGGTTTCGACAGGAAGCTGGCCTTTGGCAACTCGAAGACCGCGTTCGTGGGGCCGTCTGCTTCTCTCATTTGAACCTTGTGCGGTCGTGGCCGACCATGCCCCCTTGGGATCTCGTGTTACTCCGCAATGTGATGATCTATTTCGACAACGACGTGAAGAGCACGATTCTCAGTCGTATTGCGCGAGTGATCAGAGCCGATGGATATCTCGTTTTGGGCGGGGCAGAAACCACGCTCAATCTCAATGACTCATTCACACGTGCGGAATCCCTTAAGTCCGGCTTTTATCAATTGAAGCCATCTCCCCAAGATTTACCGCTGCCCTGA
- a CDS encoding protein-glutamate methylesterase/protein-glutamine glutaminase — METIRVLVVDDSFVVRRIVSEELAAQTDIEVAGTAATGKIALDQMRTLNPDLVILDIEMPEMDGLTALTHLHRSHPQTPVIMFSSQTELGAAATLEALSRGASDFFAKPGGAGGLEASRQVIRSELIPAIRALCKREPKPSVVNVKAPAAPSIPSARPAPARIDLLAIGASTGGPNALAELFAALPVDFPVPIVIVQHMPPMFTQMLAERLTGNSRIPTVEATSGMELEPGKAWIAPGDYHLTLAREGIRIRTKIQQEPAENACRPAVDPLLRSVASVYGPHCLAVILTGMGQDGLRGCEAIRSAGGQILAQDEASSVVWGMPGFVARAGLADKILPISLLAGEIVRRVRVSRG, encoded by the coding sequence ATGGAAACGATTCGCGTCCTCGTAGTTGACGATTCCTTCGTTGTCCGACGAATCGTCTCGGAGGAATTGGCAGCGCAGACGGACATCGAAGTAGCCGGTACGGCTGCCACGGGCAAGATCGCGCTCGACCAAATGAGAACGCTGAATCCCGATCTCGTCATCCTGGACATCGAAATGCCGGAGATGGACGGGCTCACGGCACTGACTCACCTCCACCGTAGTCATCCTCAAACGCCCGTGATCATGTTCAGCTCCCAGACGGAACTCGGAGCCGCAGCGACGCTTGAAGCTCTTTCCCGCGGGGCCTCCGACTTCTTCGCTAAGCCGGGCGGAGCTGGCGGCCTGGAAGCATCGCGGCAGGTTATCCGCAGCGAACTCATTCCCGCCATTCGTGCGCTTTGCAAACGGGAGCCAAAACCGAGTGTCGTCAACGTCAAAGCTCCGGCGGCACCCTCCATTCCAAGCGCTCGGCCTGCGCCAGCCCGCATCGACCTGCTCGCAATCGGCGCCTCTACCGGCGGGCCGAATGCGCTTGCGGAGCTGTTCGCCGCCTTGCCAGTGGACTTTCCTGTTCCCATCGTAATTGTCCAGCACATGCCGCCGATGTTCACGCAGATGCTGGCCGAACGGCTGACCGGAAACTCCCGCATCCCTACTGTCGAAGCCACATCGGGGATGGAGCTTGAACCCGGCAAGGCCTGGATCGCACCCGGCGATTATCACCTGACCCTGGCACGCGAGGGGATCCGGATCCGCACCAAGATACAACAAGAACCGGCGGAAAATGCCTGCCGTCCGGCGGTAGATCCACTGCTGCGCTCGGTGGCTAGTGTCTATGGTCCGCATTGCCTCGCCGTCATCTTGACGGGCATGGGACAAGATGGCCTGCGAGGCTGCGAAGCGATTCGCTCTGCCGGCGGGCAAATCCTAGCTCAAGACGAAGCCAGCAGCGTGGTCTGGGGGATGCCGGGCTTCGTCGCTCGCGCTGGTCTGGCGGACAAGATTCTTCCCATTTCCCTGCTGGCGGGTGAGATCGTGCGCCGAGTGAGAGTCAGCCGTGGCTGA
- a CDS encoding methyl-accepting chemotaxis protein — MATSAVKVAEKTNATVSKLGTSSAEIGNVIKVITSIAQQTNLLALNATIEAARAGEAGKGFAVVANEVKELAKQTAKATEDISRKIEAIQSDTKGAVDAIAQIGTIISQINDIQSTIASAVEEQTATTAEIARNVNEAALGSREIAQNVTGVAQAARSTTSGAANTKSSADELARMAVELQRLVTKLQS, encoded by the coding sequence GTGGCAACCTCTGCCGTCAAAGTGGCAGAGAAGACCAATGCAACCGTCTCCAAGTTGGGAACAAGCAGCGCCGAAATCGGCAATGTGATCAAGGTCATCACGTCGATTGCCCAGCAGACGAATTTGTTGGCGCTGAACGCCACCATCGAAGCGGCTCGCGCCGGTGAAGCGGGCAAGGGCTTTGCCGTGGTTGCCAACGAAGTCAAGGAACTTGCGAAGCAAACCGCCAAAGCCACGGAGGACATTAGCCGCAAGATCGAGGCGATCCAATCAGACACGAAGGGAGCCGTAGACGCGATTGCTCAGATCGGAACGATCATCAGCCAAATCAATGACATTCAGAGCACCATTGCCAGCGCCGTCGAAGAACAGACAGCTACGACGGCCGAAATCGCTCGCAATGTGAACGAAGCGGCCCTCGGCAGCCGCGAGATCGCGCAAAATGTAACGGGAGTCGCACAAGCTGCACGCAGTACGACCAGTGGCGCAGCGAACACGAAGTCCTCCGCCGACGAACTGGCGCGTATGGCAGTGGAACTGCAACGTTTGGTGACGAAGCTGCAGAGCTAA